AGCATCAACACAATTCTTAACAATCCAAGACCTTTACCTACAAGTTAGAAAAGGAGAAAGAGGATTTGTACAACTCAGTTCGCTCCAGCCCATTCCACAAGATGATCGAATCTACCTCTGGAAAGGTGATATTACAAGACTCGAAGTAGATGCAATCGTAAATGCAGCTAATAAAACCTTACTTGGATGTATGAAACCACTTCATGATTGTGTAGATAACGCTATTCATACATACGCAGGTGTTCAGTTACGCCAAGCTTGTTTCGAGCTCATCTTAGAACAAGGATATGAAGAACCCGTTGGCATGGCTAAAATCACCCCAGCTTACAATCTTCCTTCTGCCTTTGTCATTCATACAGTAGGTCCAAAAATAGTAGACCAACCGACACAAATTGATGAGGATCTTTTAGCAAAAAGTTATCTTTCAGTATTAGCACTAGCTGAGAAAAATAACATTGAATCAATTGCTATACCATGTCTATCAACTGGAGATTTCAATTTTCCAAAACAAGAAGCTGCCAAAATCGCCATTCAAACAGTCAAAACCTTTATTGACGAGTCAAGTATAATAAAAAAAGTAATATTTAACGTATTTGATGATGAAAATTTAGCTATTTATAAAAAACTCCTTGCCAAATAAAAGAAGAAAATCGATTTGATTTTCTTCTTTTTTATTGCATAACTGAATGCTCTTTTAAAAGATTAAAAAATGACGAATAATCTCTTTTAAGATTGACAAAACTACCGCCCTTAGACAAGAAACTATGTTCAGAAACAGCTGTACAAACAAGGATTCCGTTTTGATTTACCATATTGTATACAAAAGTAAGTTTAGCAGATTTAACTCTTTTAACATTAATCTCGATAGAAATTACATCTGCAAAAG
The DNA window shown above is from Streptococcus salivarius and carries:
- a CDS encoding acyl-CoA thioesterase produces the protein MFICKHEVQYYETDRMGITHHSNYVRWMEEARTFFLREIGWPYEKIEEEGIISPVTSISCDYKATSTFADVISIEINVKRVKSAKLTFVYNMVNQNGILVCTAVSEHSFLSKGGSFVNLKRDYSSFFNLLKEHSVMQ
- a CDS encoding protein-ADP-ribose hydrolase codes for the protein MDKDAMITYLIGELKKENLELHDLIIPEELEEKQKLLRALFNTRKPMAASTQFLTIQDLYLQVRKGERGFVQLSSLQPIPQDDRIYLWKGDITRLEVDAIVNAANKTLLGCMKPLHDCVDNAIHTYAGVQLRQACFELILEQGYEEPVGMAKITPAYNLPSAFVIHTVGPKIVDQPTQIDEDLLAKSYLSVLALAEKNNIESIAIPCLSTGDFNFPKQEAAKIAIQTVKTFIDESSIIKKVIFNVFDDENLAIYKKLLAK